CTGTAGTGAACGGTATTGCTGGTGCTGCACGCTATCGTTTCAAAGTCGTGGGTAATCCAGGACATGCAGGGACAGTGCCCATGGCCTTAAGAAAGGATGCACTCCTCGCGGCCGCAGAAATAATCCTTGCCATTGAGCAGCAAGCAATATTGCACGACTCTCTCGTTGCAACCGTTGGTCATTTATCTGTCTTGCCTGGTGCCAGTAATGTCATTCCAGGTGTCGTTGAAGGATCACTAGACATTCGATCACTTGATGAGCAGCTCATCAAGTCTAGTATTGCGACTATTATACAAGTATGTGAACAAATATGCCGTTTGCGGGGAGTGGACGTATCGTTTACATGTGTTGGATATTCGCCACCTGTGCAAGCATCCAAACGTATGATTAGTTTGATAGAGTCTGTGTTGGCACAACACAAAATTACGGCCTTACCACTTGTCAGTGGAGCTGGCCATGATGCGATGGTGATGGGAGCTATTACTGAGATGGGGATGATATTCGTCCGTTGTAAAGAAGGCATAAGTCATCATCCCGCGGAATATGTCGACATCTCAGATATGGAAGTTGCTCTCGATGTGCTTTTTGGTGTGATATATCAATTGGCCAATGATTTTTAATCGTGTTGTCAGTACGATCGTAGCAGAAGGGGGCGTGCTTTTTGTGGATGCAACGAAAAACAAGATCATTGAGCAAGTCGAACATGATACTCATCAACTAGTTTGTCTACTTCAAGAATTGATTTCCATTCCATCAGATAATCCACCAGGAGACTGTTTGGCGATAGCGACACATGTAATAAAAAAATTGCAGGACTATGAAGACTTTACTATTCAAGTCTTGCCAGTTGATGTCGTCGATAAGCATGCTACAGATCAACAAAAGATCGTGAATGTACTGGCTACGAAAGTCTTTGGAAGTGGACAAGGTCCAGAAATTGTTCTGAATGCACATGGAGATGTTGTGCCACCGGGACTTGGTTGGACTTTTGATCCATATGGTGGAGAAATTCATGAAGGTGCGATCTATGGTCGAGGAGCAGCCGTTTCAAAATCAGATATCGCTGTTTATACATATGCAGTTCTTGCTTTACAGCAAGTGGCTGAGCAACTAGAAGGGAAAATTGTACTCGCTTTTACCTTTGATGAGGAGACAGGCGGAGAGCTTGGTCCGAAGTGGTTACTAGAAGAAGGATATATAAAACCAGACTACGCAATTACTGCAGGATTTACTTATTCTATTGTTAATGCACACAATGGCTGCCTTCATCTAGAAGTGAAAACTATTGGCAGATCTGCACATGCAGCATCTCCAACAGATGGAATTGATGCATTAGAGGCGATGACCGGTATCTTACATGGATTGTATGGGTACCGTAATACATTAAAAGATATTCATTCTCAGATCGCAGGAATTGATTCCCCATCACTTGTCATTGGACTTATCCAAGCAGGTATTAACACAAATGTAGTCCCAGATGAGTGTGTTATTCGCTTGGATCGCCGTATGATTCCAGAAGAAGAAGCAGATGACGTAGAAATTCGACTGAGGCATTTCATTGCTTCTCTTGTAGATAGTTATCCTGGTATTCGTTTAGAGATAAGACGTATTTTACTTGCAGAAGCATATGGACCGATTAGGACTGATGAACGATTAATACAGACGGTAGCAACAAATTATCAAGCCATTACTGGTGAAACTGCTCCTATCCTAGGTGTTCCGCTCTATACTGATGCACGCCATTTTGCTGAATTTGATGTACCTGTCATTATGTTTGGAGCCGGTCCAAGAACATTAGAGGATGCTAACGCACATCGGGCAAATGAACATGTAGCTGTTATGGATCTTGAACTTGCGACAAAGATAGTATCCTGTTCACTCTATGATTTACTAAAAAAGAGGTGAAGGAATGATACTTGGAGAACATTTTGATCTGATCATTCGAGACGCTATGATTATACAGGAACATGAGATAGTGCGTGCAGATCTTGGGATATTAAATGGAAAGATAGCGGCAATAGAGAAAAACATTTCTGAACCGGCATGGGAGGAAATCTGTGCCAGCGGTCTCTATGTTTTCCCAGGGATGATTGACACACATGTACATTGTAATGAGCCAGGTAGAACAGAGTGGGAAGGGTTTTCCACCGCGACACGTAGTTTAGCAGCTGGTGGCGTAACTACTTTTTTGATATGCCACTCAATAGTATACCACCCACAACTACGATCTCTGGTTTTAACACAAAACAAGCAGCAGCATCCGTGTTTGCGCGCATAGATTACGCTCTTTGGGGGGGATTGATCCCAGGAAATATCGATCAATTATCAGAACTTGATGAAAAAGGTGTTATCGGTTTTAAAGCTTTTTTATCCACAAGTGGGGTAGAGGAGTTTCCCTGTATAGATGATCTATCTTTATGGAAAGGTATGGAGGAAATTTTAAAATTGAATTCTATTCTAGCAGTGCATGCGGAGAGTGAGATGATAACGAGACAACTCACAGATGCCTGGCTTTCAAGTAATGCACCGCGAGACATGAAAAACTATACCTGGACACGTCCTATCTTAGCAGAAGTTGAAGCGGTACAACGTGTTCTTACTTATGCAGAACTGACAGGATGCAGACTTCATATTGTTCATGCAAGTTGTGCTGAAGTTGTTCATGCAGTCACATTAGCTAAAGAACGAGGTGTTGCAGTTACTGTAGAAACATGTCCCCATTATCTAGCACTCAGTGAGGAGGATGCTGAGAAATGGCATGGAATCGCAAAATGCGCACCTCCTTTACGTAGTCGTAAAGAAGTAGAAGAGTTATGGGAGTGCGTACGATCAGGTGAGGTTGACACGATTGCATCCGACCATTCGCCGTGTCCGATTGAATTGAAATTAAGTCCAGATATATCAAAGGTCTGGGGAGGTATTTCAGGGGCTCAGACTAGTTTGCTGGTTTTGCTTGAAGAAGGATTTGTAAATCGTGACCTTTCTTTATTGGATATAGCACGCTTAACCGCGACAACGCCACCACACATTTTTGGATTATATCCACAAAAAGGGGTACTAGCAGTGGGGTCAGACGCAGATATTGTTCTGATTGATCTAGTAGCATCACAGATTTTACAAAAAGAACATTTGTATTATCGTCATCCGCATAGCCCTTTTATAGGGAAATAATTCCAAGTGGATCGCGTACTCAACGGCAAACAGAGGACGGTGATTCCAGGTTTTGTTCAAACGCATGTTCACCTTTGTCAGACATTATTTCGTGGTCAGGCGGACGATCTAGAATTACTTGATTGGTTAAAGCTAAAAATTTGGCCACTGGAAGCTGCGCACGATGAAGAATCAATCTACTATTCGGCCCTTCTTGGTATAGGCGAATTGATTCAAAGTGGGACTACCACGATCATTGATATGGAAACGGTTCATCATACAGCATCAGCATTTCAAGCAATTGCCGAAACTGGAATACGTGCATTATCCGGTAAAGTAATGATGGATATGGGATCAGAAGTGCCAAAAGGATTGCTTGAAACAACAGAACAATCTCTCCAAGAAAGTGTTGATTTACTAAAGACTTGGCACCAGTTTGATAACGGTCGGATTCAATATGCTTTTGCTCCCCGGTTTGTTCTGTCGTGTTCTGAGACATTGTTACTTGCTGTGCGCGATCTAGCACAGCAATATGATGTAAAGATTCACACACATGCCGCTGAAAATCAAGAGGAGATTAGAATCGTAGAGCGCGAGCGAAAAATGCGCAATGTAGCTTACCTAGATCATTTGGGATTAGCAAGTCCACGTCTCATTTTGGCACACAGTATATGGTTGGATGAAAATGAAAGATCCATTATGCAAACACGTGGTGTAAAAATGACACACTGTCCGGGGTCTAACTTAAAATTGGCCTCAGGCATTGCTGATGTACCTAGTATGCTTGCCATGAACTTCCATGTGGGGTTAGGTGCAGATGGTGCTGCATGCAATAATAACTTAGATATGTTTAATGAGATGAGGCTTGCAGCACTGATTCAAAAGCCATCTTATGGACCTACAGCAATGAATGCTCATACTGTCTTGCGGATGGCCACGTTAGGTGGAGCCGAGGTCGCTGGTCTTGACCACCTTATAGGAAGTATAGAAATAGGTAAAAAAGCTGATTTTTGTATATTAAATGTAGAAGATTTTCATGTCTATCCATCAGTCGAAGTTGATCCGGTCGCAAGAATTGTTTATTCGGCAACGCATGCAAATGTAGAAACGACTGTGATTGATGGTAGAGTTGTCATGGAGAATCGCAGATTAACTACGATCGATAAGCAAATGGTATTACAAGAAGCAAATCGTGCGATAAAACGCTTACTTGCACGACTGCCATAGGTATAACAGTGCAGGAGTAATCTCGTTCACTTCTGCACGTCAATCCAGATCATTCAAACGATCATTAGGCAACGAATTATCGATCATGCGGAGCCAAAAGCAGAATCATAGCGTTTTCTGTAATCTTTGGATCATGTTCGATGCCTAGTATGACTTCTCCATTTTGTGCTATACCAAGAACTACATGCTCATGTTGCTTACGAACTGCACTTAGCGGTTGATCTAACCACTCTGTGCGAATAGGTACTTCTTTAATACAGTACTTATCAGAATTGACCATCCGTAAAAGTAATTCTGCAGCATGTGGGGCCTCTAAACTTTTTGCAAGGGTGTGACCTAGTAAGTCGTCAGTAGACACCGTACGCGAGATACCAAGAGCCTGTAACGCACGTGCCACTTTATCAGATTTTGTGCTAACTAAAATTGCAAGATCTGGAGCTAAATGATGTACGGCGATGGCCATCTCTAATACTTCTCCATCCCTTGGAGCTGCAATTAATGCTTGTTTAGCAAAGGGAAGATGGGCAAGGCGTAAAACTGATTCTTCTGTGGGATCACCCTT
This genomic interval from Sulfoacidibacillus ferrooxidans contains the following:
- a CDS encoding amidohydrolase family protein gives rise to the protein MILGEHFDLIIRDAMIIQEHEIVRADLGILNGKIAAIEKNISEPAWEEICASGLYVFPGMIDTHVHCNEPGRTEWEGFSTATRSLAAGGVTTFLICHSIVYHPQLRSLVLTQNKQQHPCLRA
- a CDS encoding 5'-deoxyadenosine deaminase; its protein translation is MDRVLNGKQRTVIPGFVQTHVHLCQTLFRGQADDLELLDWLKLKIWPLEAAHDEESIYYSALLGIGELIQSGTTTIIDMETVHHTASAFQAIAETGIRALSGKVMMDMGSEVPKGLLETTEQSLQESVDLLKTWHQFDNGRIQYAFAPRFVLSCSETLLLAVRDLAQQYDVKIHTHAAENQEEIRIVERERKMRNVAYLDHLGLASPRLILAHSIWLDENERSIMQTRGVKMTHCPGSNLKLASGIADVPSMLAMNFHVGLGADGAACNNNLDMFNEMRLAALIQKPSYGPTAMNAHTVLRMATLGGAEVAGLDHLIGSIEIGKKADFCILNVEDFHVYPSVEVDPVARIVYSATHANVETTVIDGRVVMENRRLTTIDKQMVLQEANRAIKRLLARLP
- a CDS encoding ArgE/DapE family deacylase encodes the protein MDATKNKIIEQVEHDTHQLVCLLQELISIPSDNPPGDCLAIATHVIKKLQDYEDFTIQVLPVDVVDKHATDQQKIVNVLATKVFGSGQGPEIVLNAHGDVVPPGLGWTFDPYGGEIHEGAIYGRGAAVSKSDIAVYTYAVLALQQVAEQLEGKIVLAFTFDEETGGELGPKWLLEEGYIKPDYAITAGFTYSIVNAHNGCLHLEVKTIGRSAHAASPTDGIDALEAMTGILHGLYGYRNTLKDIHSQIAGIDSPSLVIGLIQAGINTNVVPDECVIRLDRRMIPEEEADDVEIRLRHFIASLVDSYPGIRLEIRRILLAEAYGPIRTDERLIQTVATNYQAITGETAPILGVPLYTDARHFAEFDVPVIMFGAGPRTLEDANAHRANEHVAVMDLELATKIVSCSLYDLLKKR
- the allB gene encoding allantoinase AllB translates to MPLNSIPPTTTISGFNTKQAAASVFARIDYALWGGLIPGNIDQLSELDEKGVIGFKAFLSTSGVEEFPCIDDLSLWKGMEEILKLNSILAVHAESEMITRQLTDAWLSSNAPRDMKNYTWTRPILAEVEAVQRVLTYAELTGCRLHIVHASCAEVVHAVTLAKERGVAVTVETCPHYLALSEEDAEKWHGIAKCAPPLRSRKEVEELWECVRSGEVDTIASDHSPCPIELKLSPDISKVWGGISGAQTSLLVLLEEGFVNRDLSLLDIARLTATTPPHIFGLYPQKGVLAVGSDADIVLIDLVASQILQKEHLYYRHPHSPFIGK